A region of Pseudomonas saponiphila DNA encodes the following proteins:
- a CDS encoding fimbrial protein yields MKRKSLLSMATSGLMLAALIPTFAQATDGVVNFSGSITDVTCEINGKAPGENNVTNVELGTFLPTHFAKIGTTSDLKPFELKLSGTNCKNDSKVSIEFDQVNNIDPATGNLKLIGSAPATGVQIQIYNDNAAQPQKIVLGQAETTPQVATVSGNAATLKYKAAYVSTAASVGAGSGVSFIRYTLAYQ; encoded by the coding sequence ATGAAACGCAAGTCTCTCTTGTCCATGGCTACTTCCGGTTTGATGCTGGCTGCATTGATCCCGACGTTTGCCCAGGCTACCGACGGTGTAGTGAACTTCAGTGGCAGCATCACTGACGTGACCTGCGAGATCAACGGCAAGGCGCCGGGCGAAAACAACGTGACCAACGTTGAGTTGGGCACTTTCTTGCCTACGCACTTTGCAAAAATCGGAACCACCTCCGACTTGAAACCCTTCGAGCTGAAACTCTCGGGCACTAACTGCAAGAACGACTCCAAAGTGTCCATCGAGTTCGATCAGGTCAACAACATTGACCCGGCTACAGGCAACCTGAAGCTGATCGGCAGTGCACCGGCAACCGGTGTACAGATCCAGATCTACAACGACAACGCTGCTCAACCGCAGAAGATTGTCCTGGGCCAGGCCGAGACGACGCCACAGGTGGCAACGGTTTCCGGTAACGCCGCAACCCTCAAGTACAAGGCCGCTTACGTCTCTACGGCAGCTTCGGTCGGTGCCGGTTCGGGTGTTTCCTTTATTCGCTACACCCTGGCTTATCAGTAA
- a CDS encoding fimbrial biogenesis chaperone encodes MTPTARFVHSLVIGVMFLGLFSGTAHAGIVLQGTRLVYPADAREVTLKISNSGPVPLLAQSWIDKGEANKAPEEIQVPFLLAPAVSRLESGDSAVLRLAYSKEPLATDRESLFWLNVLETPPRKEKDENVLQFAFRTRIKIFFRPHNLDGAVDSAAEKLKWEFNRAGHLSSAPTGTQVPVVKVSNPTPYYVSFGRIDVELGGRQFALKPGMVAPFAQESFAWPATAPKDPAKASISYEVINDFGGRRLLKSSLL; translated from the coding sequence ATGACGCCGACAGCGCGTTTTGTACATTCTCTCGTTATCGGTGTCATGTTCCTGGGGCTGTTCTCGGGAACTGCGCATGCCGGGATAGTTCTACAAGGTACTCGGTTGGTTTATCCGGCTGACGCCCGGGAAGTTACATTGAAAATAAGTAACTCCGGTCCTGTCCCTCTTTTGGCGCAAAGTTGGATCGATAAAGGGGAGGCCAATAAGGCCCCTGAAGAAATACAAGTGCCTTTTCTGCTGGCACCGGCGGTCAGTCGCCTGGAATCTGGCGATTCGGCAGTACTGCGCCTCGCTTATTCGAAAGAGCCATTGGCGACCGATCGCGAATCATTGTTCTGGCTGAATGTACTGGAAACTCCACCACGCAAGGAGAAGGATGAAAACGTACTGCAGTTTGCTTTTAGAACACGTATCAAGATTTTCTTTCGACCCCACAATCTTGACGGCGCTGTCGACTCGGCCGCTGAAAAACTCAAGTGGGAATTCAATCGCGCCGGTCATTTGAGTTCAGCTCCAACAGGTACGCAAGTGCCTGTGGTCAAGGTATCCAATCCAACGCCTTACTACGTGTCTTTCGGTCGTATAGACGTTGAACTGGGAGGCCGTCAGTTCGCACTTAAACCAGGCATGGTTGCGCCGTTTGCCCAGGAATCGTTCGCCTGGCCGGCGACAGCTCCGAAAGATCCGGCCAAGGCTTCCATCAGCTATGAGGTGATCAACGATTTCGGTGGCCGCCGGTTGCTGAAAAGTTCACTGCTCTAG